In Methanomicrobium antiquum, one DNA window encodes the following:
- a CDS encoding 2-amino-3,7-dideoxy-D-threo-hept-6-ulosonate synthase, whose amino-acid sequence MRGKEIRLERIMKRDTSTTVIVPMDHGVSSGPIPGLIDLERSVDLVAKGGANAVIGHMGLAMHGHRKGGPDIGLILHLSASTDLGPDPNNKVMINTVQNALKMGADGVSIHVNIGAENEANMLSDLGNVAIECIEWGMPLLAMMYPRGKKINGDNLTESVKLAARVGSELGADIIKTIYTGDPDSFKEVTQGCHVPVVIAGGSKTDILSTMELIEGAMQGGAAGVSIGRNAFQHKYPDKFVRAACMIVHERRTAQEAIEILKNGD is encoded by the coding sequence ATGCGAGGAAAAGAGATAAGACTTGAACGTATAATGAAGCGTGATACATCAACGACAGTAATCGTCCCAATGGATCACGGAGTATCGAGCGGGCCGATTCCAGGATTAATCGACCTTGAAAGAAGTGTTGACCTTGTGGCAAAGGGCGGTGCAAATGCAGTAATCGGTCATATGGGACTTGCAATGCACGGACACAGAAAGGGAGGGCCGGATATCGGACTTATCCTGCATCTTTCAGCAAGCACTGACTTAGGGCCTGATCCAAACAACAAAGTCATGATAAACACAGTCCAAAACGCACTTAAAATGGGTGCTGACGGTGTATCTATCCACGTCAACATAGGGGCGGAAAACGAGGCCAATATGTTATCCGACCTAGGAAACGTCGCAATAGAATGCATTGAATGGGGTATGCCTCTTCTTGCGATGATGTATCCGAGAGGCAAAAAGATAAACGGTGATAACTTAACAGAATCAGTAAAACTTGCCGCACGTGTGGGATCAGAGCTTGGAGCAGATATCATAAAAACGATTTACACAGGAGACCCTGATTCATTTAAGGAAGTAACACAAGGATGCCATGTGCCGGTTGTAATCGCCGGAGGCTCTAAAACAGACATCCTTTCAACAATGGAGTTAATTGAAGGTGCAATGCAGGGCGGCGCCGCCGGTGTTTCAATTGGAAGAAATGCATTCCAGCACAAATACCCCGATAAATTCGTTAGAGCGGCTTGCATGATAGTTCATGAAAGAAGAACGGCACAAGAGGCAATTGAAATTTTAAAAAACGGAGATTAA
- a CDS encoding prephenate dehydrogenase/arogenate dehydrogenase family protein gives MNSGIVAGIIGGFGGMGRLFSGVFERAGFEVICSGRNTPIKNEDIAAMCDIVIVSVPIHDTVRVIEEIAPIMTNEQLLCDFTSVKKAPVDAMLKSSAKVIGLHPMFGPSVSGIKGQTIIASPKRCDEKTKEMLFSIFRGEGAAICEMDPEEHDKVMSVVQGLVHFTTLSIAETIRNTQIPLETLIPVMSPVYRMEMGLIGRILGQDASLYADILQMNPENEKIICSFSESVEKLREIVMSKDKEKFGEFFSKNTKAFESYIPRATEDTDLLIEAMVKRK, from the coding sequence ATGAACAGCGGAATTGTTGCAGGAATAATCGGCGGTTTTGGCGGAATGGGCCGACTCTTCTCAGGGGTTTTTGAAAGAGCTGGCTTTGAGGTCATATGTTCGGGCAGAAACACTCCTATAAAAAACGAGGATATTGCGGCAATGTGTGATATCGTCATTGTTTCTGTTCCAATCCACGATACTGTCAGAGTAATAGAAGAGATTGCACCGATTATGACAAATGAACAACTTCTCTGCGATTTTACATCAGTCAAAAAAGCTCCTGTTGATGCAATGCTTAAATCATCTGCAAAAGTAATCGGTCTTCACCCGATGTTTGGCCCTTCTGTTTCAGGAATAAAAGGCCAGACAATTATTGCATCGCCAAAACGCTGTGATGAAAAGACAAAAGAGATGCTCTTTTCAATTTTCAGAGGTGAAGGTGCGGCGATATGTGAAATGGATCCTGAAGAGCATGACAAAGTAATGTCTGTTGTCCAGGGGCTTGTTCATTTCACAACCCTTTCAATTGCAGAGACGATAAGAAACACACAAATTCCACTTGAAACACTCATCCCGGTTATGAGTCCGGTATACAGAATGGAGATGGGATTAATCGGGAGAATACTTGGGCAGGACGCATCTTTATATGCAGACATTCTTCAGATGAATCCTGAGAATGAAAAGATAATTTGTTCATTCTCAGAATCTGTTGAAAAATTAAGAGAGATTGTAATGTCTAAAGACAAAGAGAAATTTGGTGAATTTTTCAGCAAAAATACCAAAGCCTTTGAATCCTACATCCCAAGAGCAACAGAAGATACAGACCTTTTGATAGAAGCTATGGTGAAGAGAAAATGA
- the aroE gene encoding shikimate dehydrogenase, with amino-acid sequence MGGVKEGWVIRRLVLTGFRGSGKTTVGKILSDRLGTEFFETDLMIEKSAGMDIPDIFSKYGESHFRELERCVIKELPISDCVVSTGGGAVLDDENAKNLRKDSYVIFLDVDTKTSFERISGSTRPSLTGYDPHDEVKILIRERFPQYARTSDICVDAAKKPDEICTEIISRLCLKKGIADCETNDDNLHLKTIKEVFFDVSMPDRKKEELFSFVEQNPAGHICAIAGNPCNHSKSPIIYNALFKKYGICAHYTFLGKNSAKETADAYRKINLRGLSVTIPYKEEIIPYLDRRGKHAKALGAVNTVANCCGYLLGCNTDWVGVLRPLQEAGINPKRAVILGAGGAARSAVYALKRTDAEIYILNRTKERAKILAEETGCRYNTPDKISSVNPDLIINATSVGMNGTDSPVADKSVLKPEMTVFDLIYTPLETQLLKDAKEAGCRVIYGDEMFIHQAAEQFFRMFGIRISSSEIREILK; translated from the coding sequence TTGGGAGGAGTTAAGGAGGGCTGGGTTATTAGAAGATTAGTTCTTACAGGATTTCGTGGCTCAGGTAAAACAACGGTTGGAAAAATACTTTCTGACAGGCTAGGTACAGAATTTTTTGAAACCGATCTTATGATTGAAAAGTCCGCCGGAATGGACATTCCTGATATTTTCTCCAAATATGGAGAGTCTCATTTTAGAGAGCTTGAAAGATGTGTCATAAAAGAGCTTCCCATTTCAGACTGCGTTGTATCAACCGGCGGAGGGGCTGTTCTTGATGATGAAAACGCAAAAAATCTAAGGAAAGACTCCTATGTAATCTTCCTTGATGTTGATACAAAAACATCTTTTGAGAGAATTTCAGGAAGCACACGACCTTCGCTTACAGGCTATGATCCCCACGATGAAGTAAAGATTCTGATTAGGGAGAGATTTCCACAATATGCCAGAACTTCTGATATCTGCGTTGATGCCGCAAAAAAACCTGATGAGATCTGCACTGAGATAATAAGCAGACTTTGTCTGAAAAAGGGAATAGCAGATTGCGAAACAAATGATGATAATCTCCATTTAAAAACAATCAAAGAAGTTTTTTTTGATGTTTCAATGCCAGACAGGAAAAAAGAAGAGCTTTTTTCTTTTGTTGAGCAAAACCCGGCAGGGCATATCTGTGCAATTGCCGGAAATCCTTGCAATCACAGTAAAAGCCCGATTATTTATAATGCACTTTTCAAAAAATACGGAATATGTGCACACTATACATTTCTTGGGAAAAATTCTGCAAAAGAAACAGCCGATGCCTATAGAAAAATAAACCTTCGGGGATTGAGTGTTACAATTCCCTACAAAGAAGAGATTATTCCATATCTTGACAGACGCGGAAAACATGCAAAGGCGCTTGGTGCTGTAAATACGGTTGCAAACTGCTGTGGATACCTGCTTGGATGCAATACCGACTGGGTTGGTGTTTTAAGGCCTTTGCAGGAGGCCGGCATAAATCCAAAACGGGCGGTTATTCTCGGTGCAGGAGGTGCGGCAAGAAGCGCTGTTTATGCTCTTAAACGAACAGATGCTGAGATTTATATTCTTAACAGGACAAAAGAGCGGGCAAAAATCCTTGCAGAGGAGACAGGATGCAGATATAATACACCTGATAAAATTTCATCAGTAAACCCTGATCTTATTATAAACGCAACCTCTGTTGGAATGAACGGAACTGACAGTCCGGTTGCTGACAAATCAGTTTTAAAACCGGAGATGACAGTCTTTGATCTTATCTACACACCGCTTGAGACACAGCTTTTAAAAGATGCCAAAGAGGCAGGATGCCGTGTTATTTATGGAGATGAAATGTTTATTCACCAGGCCGCAGAGCAATTTTTCAGAATGTTTGGAATAAGGATTTCTTCATCAGAAATTCGGGAGATTTTGAAATGA
- a CDS encoding 3-dehydroquinate synthase II: MKKEFWVDLRDYDKDAATTAIESGADAIITDDGEKIRKLGRIKTIGKNGDLIIGKDVFEIEIKDKKSEDSAVSLSKKGYVIVTTTDWTVIPLENLVAQSDRIIAGVENEKEAAMALGVLEKGVFGIVLKSKDPKEIKAVSKLVKETSGEMELSVFTIKSVSPAGMGDRVCVDTCSLMHDGEGMVIGNTSSSFLLVHAETLENPYVAPRPFRVNAGAVHAYAMMADRKTSYLSEIKSGDRVLIADADGKTTEATVGRVKIERRPLLLIEAESNGNTLSLVLQNAETIRLVKEDKKAVSVVDLKPGDKVLGRIESGGRHFGHAIKETILEK; the protein is encoded by the coding sequence ATGAAGAAAGAATTCTGGGTAGATCTTCGTGACTACGATAAGGATGCCGCAACAACTGCTATAGAAAGCGGCGCTGATGCAATAATAACTGATGACGGTGAAAAAATCAGAAAACTTGGGCGTATAAAAACAATTGGAAAAAACGGCGACCTCATCATTGGAAAGGACGTATTTGAGATTGAAATAAAAGACAAAAAATCCGAGGATTCTGCTGTAAGCCTCTCAAAAAAAGGATACGTCATAGTAACAACCACTGACTGGACAGTAATTCCCTTAGAAAACTTAGTTGCTCAGTCAGACAGAATAATTGCCGGTGTGGAAAATGAAAAAGAGGCGGCAATGGCACTTGGAGTCTTAGAAAAGGGTGTTTTTGGAATTGTTCTGAAAAGCAAAGATCCAAAAGAGATTAAGGCAGTATCAAAGCTTGTGAAAGAAACATCAGGGGAGATGGAGCTTTCAGTATTTACCATAAAGTCTGTGTCGCCGGCAGGCATGGGTGACAGGGTGTGTGTTGATACATGCTCTCTGATGCATGACGGTGAAGGCATGGTTATTGGCAATACATCCTCATCATTCCTATTAGTGCATGCAGAAACTCTAGAAAACCCATATGTTGCTCCAAGGCCGTTTCGGGTAAACGCCGGCGCAGTCCATGCATACGCCATGATGGCTGACAGAAAAACCTCATATCTCTCAGAGATAAAATCAGGCGACCGTGTATTAATTGCAGATGCAGATGGAAAAACAACCGAAGCTACGGTTGGAAGAGTCAAGATTGAAAGAAGGCCGCTTCTTTTAATTGAAGCAGAATCCAATGGAAATACATTGTCACTTGTTCTTCAAAACGCTGAGACAATAAGGCTTGTTAAAGAAGACAAAAAGGCAGTTTCAGTTGTTGACTTAAAACCAGGTGATAAGGTGCTTGGACGGATTGAATCCGGCGGACGCCACTTCGGCCATGCGATAAAAGAGACCATACTTGAGAAATGA
- a CDS encoding prephenate dehydratase, whose product MTLAVLGPRGTFSCELAEKIKEADEEILLCSTIHDVFVSVTENQIRGIVPVENSEAGGVGETLDGLMQTDCKITAEYYMPIRHFFASEYGFDEIEVVYTHPQSHEQACEFLRSLRDISIIHTSSNSQSAKEAKKALNSAAVTTESAAKLYNLPLLKKDIQNSQNNITRFLEISSGIILPDKPDKCSIVIIPKENRPGLLYGILEIFAKNGINLTRIESRPSKEGIGRYVFFIDFETDRGWQDMVKNLKKITGIKELGCYKNRSLTE is encoded by the coding sequence ATGACTCTTGCAGTGCTTGGACCAAGAGGCACATTCTCATGTGAGCTTGCAGAAAAAATAAAAGAGGCTGATGAAGAGATTTTACTCTGCTCTACTATCCATGATGTCTTTGTTTCAGTAACAGAAAATCAAATAAGAGGGATTGTTCCGGTTGAAAACAGTGAAGCAGGAGGAGTTGGCGAGACACTTGACGGCCTTATGCAGACTGACTGTAAGATTACAGCAGAGTATTACATGCCAATCAGGCATTTTTTTGCATCCGAATATGGCTTTGATGAGATAGAGGTTGTATACACTCATCCACAGTCGCATGAACAGGCATGTGAATTTCTTCGAAGTCTTAGAGATATCAGCATAATTCACACAAGCAGTAATTCACAGAGTGCAAAAGAGGCAAAAAAAGCTTTAAATTCTGCGGCAGTTACCACCGAGAGTGCGGCGAAGTTATATAACCTGCCTCTTCTAAAAAAAGATATACAGAATTCTCAAAACAATATAACAAGATTTCTTGAAATTTCATCCGGCATTATTTTACCGGACAAGCCAGATAAATGCAGTATTGTCATCATTCCAAAAGAAAATCGTCCCGGCCTATTATATGGAATTCTGGAGATTTTTGCAAAAAACGGGATAAATCTTACAAGAATTGAATCCAGACCTTCAAAAGAGGGTATCGGAAGATATGTCTTTTTCATTGACTTTGAAACAGACAGAGGATGGCAGGACATGGTGAAAAATCTGAAAAAGATTACCGGCATAAAAGAGCTTGGATGCTATAAAAACAGGAGTTTAACAGAATAA
- a CDS encoding 2-amino-3,7-dideoxy-D-threo-hept-6-ulosonate synthase: protein MIGKAIRLERIMNRNTGRTVIIPMDHGFTLGQIEGLGDMPKIIGEISDGGANAIVLHKGMVKAGHRKHGRDIGLIVHLSASTALNPDPNDKVIVCSVEEAIALGADAVSIHINLGAPQESKMIEEAGRISKECTKWGMPLLIMIYPRGEGIDPRSPVAIGHCVRVAEEIGADIIKTSYTGDPETFKKITSACSVPVIVAGGEKGDDIETLKSVRDAVKAGCAGVALGRNSFQRENPKEFIRALCSVVHEDKSPKDALRK from the coding sequence ATGATTGGAAAAGCAATAAGACTTGAGCGTATAATGAACAGAAACACCGGAAGAACGGTAATTATTCCGATGGATCACGGATTTACTCTTGGACAGATTGAAGGGCTTGGAGATATGCCAAAAATTATCGGCGAAATCTCAGACGGAGGTGCAAATGCGATTGTTCTTCATAAAGGAATGGTAAAGGCAGGCCACAGAAAGCACGGCCGCGATATCGGGCTTATTGTGCATCTGTCTGCAAGCACCGCCTTAAATCCCGACCCAAACGACAAGGTGATTGTATGTTCGGTTGAAGAGGCAATTGCGCTTGGCGCCGATGCAGTCTCAATTCACATTAATTTAGGTGCACCGCAGGAGTCAAAGATGATTGAAGAGGCAGGGAGAATATCAAAGGAATGCACTAAATGGGGAATGCCTCTTCTTATCATGATTTACCCGAGAGGAGAAGGAATCGACCCGCGGTCTCCTGTTGCAATAGGCCACTGTGTAAGAGTTGCAGAGGAAATTGGAGCAGATATAATAAAGACATCTTACACCGGAGACCCTGAAACATTCAAAAAAATCACTTCAGCATGCTCAGTTCCTGTAATTGTCGCAGGCGGAGAGAAAGGAGATGACATAGAGACATTAAAAAGTGTCCGTGATGCAGTTAAAGCGGGATGTGCAGGCGTTGCTCTTGGAAGAAATTCATTTCAAAGAGAAAATCCAAAGGAATTCATAAGAGCATTATGCAGTGTCGTCCACGAAGATAAAAGTCCAAAAGACGCACTCAGAAAATAG
- the aroA gene encoding 3-phosphoshikimate 1-carboxyvinyltransferase, with translation MDINIKKTGNISAEFTAPPSKSYTHRALIAAALATGISVIREPLISDDILVTIEALTKLGVEIQKENNIITVKGTAGVLPDVGNVTIDCRNSGTSLRHMTTFSLLSPGKITLTGSKRMMERPIDGLCDALKQAGAEIEFIGNEGFPPFRISGEFEGGRIAVDASKSSQFISSIMICAPYANAPVDILPKGSVASRSYVDITTDVMRKFGGDVYLTPDKTWHVSQSVYDAIDYTVEGDYSSASYFFAIAPICGGKIKVNNLNPNSVQGDRAFLIALGDMGCSIVKDDNSVTVECTRDINGVEIDMSSCPDIVQTLCSVSAFAKTKTIIRGISHLKYKESDRIKAIENVITSSGCIFDNGENSLSITPKDLRGFVLEPHDDHRTAMSAAIIGLGTGDVTIKNSECVSKSFPEFWEELRRAGLLED, from the coding sequence ATGGATATTAATATCAAAAAAACAGGCAACATTTCAGCAGAGTTTACAGCACCTCCTTCCAAAAGCTACACACACAGAGCTTTGATTGCCGCCGCACTCGCAACCGGGATTTCTGTTATAAGAGAGCCTCTGATATCAGATGACATTCTGGTCACTATTGAGGCTCTGACAAAGCTGGGTGTTGAGATACAAAAAGAAAACAATATAATTACAGTTAAAGGAACGGCAGGTGTTTTGCCCGATGTTGGAAATGTCACAATAGACTGCAGAAATTCAGGAACATCACTTCGCCATATGACAACCTTTTCTCTGCTATCTCCTGGAAAGATTACACTTACAGGCTCAAAAAGGATGATGGAGAGACCAATTGACGGTCTCTGTGATGCTCTAAAGCAGGCAGGTGCAGAGATTGAATTTATTGGAAATGAAGGTTTTCCTCCCTTCAGAATATCCGGTGAATTTGAAGGCGGAAGAATTGCCGTTGACGCCTCAAAAAGCAGTCAGTTCATATCATCAATCATGATCTGTGCTCCGTATGCCAACGCACCTGTTGATATTTTACCAAAGGGAAGTGTTGCATCACGCTCTTATGTGGATATTACAACTGATGTTATGAGAAAGTTCGGCGGGGATGTATATCTTACTCCTGACAAGACGTGGCATGTTTCCCAGTCTGTTTATGATGCAATAGATTATACAGTTGAAGGTGACTATTCATCTGCCTCTTATTTTTTTGCAATAGCGCCCATATGCGGAGGTAAAATCAAAGTAAACAACCTAAATCCTAACTCTGTTCAGGGGGACAGGGCATTTTTAATTGCATTGGGAGATATGGGATGCAGTATTGTAAAGGATGATAATTCAGTCACGGTTGAATGCACAAGAGATATAAACGGAGTTGAAATTGATATGTCATCTTGTCCGGACATAGTACAGACTCTTTGTTCCGTTTCAGCATTTGCCAAAACAAAAACTATAATCAGAGGAATTTCACACCTGAAATATAAAGAAAGCGACAGAATTAAGGCAATTGAAAATGTGATTACATCTTCCGGATGTATTTTTGACAACGGAGAGAATTCTCTTTCAATTACACCAAAAGATCTTCGCGGATTTGTTTTAGAACCTCACGATGATCACAGAACAGCTATGTCTGCCGCAATTATTGGTCTTGGAACGGGGGATGTGACAATTAAAAACTCAGAATGCGTCTCAAAATCTTTCCCGGAATTTTGGGAGGAGTTAAGGAGGGCTGGGTTATTAGAAGATTAG
- a CDS encoding solute carrier family 23 protein gives MDFIYGPEEVPPKNYMVSSGIQWAAVLLSYVVIIGTVVAGLQFTDFSEQVYYVQKLLLLTAFAVFIQVIAGHRLPAVFGPATVLLIGIISSQSFSTDSVYTSIAIGGIIGIILGTTGLLSHVVRLFTKRVVAVVLMLIVFTMIPTLTGLLTAAGQGTTPLESVLFAIALVFIIFTANHFLKGFFRTTLLLWVIILGTGLHFLLFPHEFSIISSLPETGVFTGFIGSFEIEPGVLLSFIVCYFALLINDIGSIQGVSEVLGSDSLKNGRTGIGSRIKRGVLATGIVNALSGLSGVIGGVNYSTSAGIILDNRSASRWTLIPAAIILIILGIIPQAASVICAIPLVVIGCLLIYVLTAQFSASVHVFFKSQKAGLFDFDSGIIVGLPVIIGAIASALPRYIADEFPLFLQPVLANGFVMGVITVLIMEHVIYRKRGE, from the coding sequence ATGGATTTTATATATGGGCCTGAAGAGGTGCCGCCAAAAAATTATATGGTATCATCCGGAATTCAGTGGGCAGCTGTACTTCTTTCATATGTTGTAATAATAGGAACGGTCGTTGCCGGGCTTCAGTTTACAGACTTTTCAGAACAGGTTTACTATGTCCAGAAACTTCTTTTATTAACTGCATTTGCAGTTTTCATCCAGGTAATTGCCGGACATCGCCTTCCTGCGGTATTCGGGCCGGCAACAGTTCTTTTGATTGGAATTATATCCTCGCAGTCATTTTCCACAGACTCAGTTTATACTTCAATTGCAATCGGAGGTATCATAGGTATAATTCTTGGAACAACAGGTCTTTTGTCTCATGTTGTGCGCCTGTTTACAAAGCGTGTTGTCGCGGTTGTTTTAATGCTCATCGTCTTTACAATGATTCCGACACTAACAGGTCTTTTAACCGCCGCCGGTCAGGGAACAACTCCGCTTGAATCTGTTCTTTTTGCAATTGCCCTGGTATTTATTATTTTTACGGCAAATCACTTTCTGAAGGGATTTTTCAGGACCACTCTTTTATTATGGGTTATAATTTTAGGGACAGGTCTTCATTTTCTCTTGTTTCCGCATGAATTCTCAATTATCTCATCTTTACCTGAGACCGGAGTATTTACAGGTTTTATCGGGTCATTTGAAATAGAGCCAGGAGTTTTGCTCTCTTTTATTGTATGCTATTTTGCACTGTTGATAAACGATATTGGCTCGATTCAGGGAGTGTCTGAGGTTTTAGGCTCTGATTCCTTAAAGAATGGCAGAACAGGGATTGGTAGCAGGATAAAAAGAGGTGTTTTGGCAACCGGAATTGTAAATGCACTCTCCGGATTATCAGGAGTTATTGGCGGAGTGAACTATTCAACAAGTGCGGGAATTATTCTTGACAATCGGTCAGCATCGCGGTGGACGCTGATTCCGGCGGCTATAATTCTGATTATTCTTGGGATAATTCCTCAGGCCGCATCAGTAATCTGCGCAATTCCTCTGGTTGTCATCGGATGCCTCTTAATATATGTTCTGACAGCCCAGTTTTCCGCTTCAGTTCATGTATTTTTTAAAAGTCAGAAGGCAGGTTTATTTGATTTTGATTCCGGAATAATTGTAGGCCTTCCGGTAATTATAGGTGCTATCGCATCAGCTTTACCACGTTATATAGCAGATGAATTTCCATTATTTTTGCAGCCTGTTTTAGCAAACGGATTTGTGATGGGTGTAATTACTGTTCTTATAATGGAGCATGTAATCTACAGGAAAAGAGGAGAATAA
- a CDS encoding LysE family transporter — protein MFTISEFFVFSFLIGLTGALAPGPTLIATIRSSIEKGWTAGPEITLGHMAIEAFFAIVIIFGLSGLFSSYTKIIALTGGTALLFFGILNIKEGFNAPFNVSGGRVSKSPIAAGIITSAANPYFWLWWLTIGSGFLLDGIKGGILMAGAFLAGHWLADFLWFSFVSLGISKGRTIMPERIYRKIISGCGVFLVIFGIYYIVSVTGFY, from the coding sequence ATGTTTACCATCTCGGAATTTTTTGTTTTTTCATTTCTAATCGGACTTACAGGCGCTCTTGCCCCCGGACCTACACTTATAGCCACAATCAGATCATCGATTGAAAAAGGGTGGACAGCAGGGCCTGAAATCACACTGGGGCATATGGCAATAGAAGCTTTTTTTGCTATTGTAATCATATTCGGACTTTCGGGACTATTTTCTTCATACACAAAAATAATTGCACTAACAGGGGGAACTGCACTTCTTTTTTTTGGAATATTAAATATAAAAGAGGGATTTAACGCTCCATTTAATGTTTCAGGTGGAAGGGTTTCAAAAAGCCCCATCGCCGCAGGGATAATCACTTCTGCGGCAAATCCCTATTTCTGGCTATGGTGGCTTACAATTGGAAGCGGATTTTTGCTTGACGGAATAAAAGGAGGTATTTTAATGGCCGGAGCATTTTTGGCAGGACACTGGCTTGCAGATTTTTTATGGTTTTCTTTTGTCTCTTTAGGTATTTCAAAGGGAAGGACAATAATGCCGGAGAGAATTTACAGAAAAATTATATCAGGATGTGGTGTATTTTTGGTAATATTCGGGATTTACTACATAGTTTCTGTAACAGGATTCTATTGA
- a CDS encoding HdeD family acid-resistance protein: MSEEIVEGSFLGCATNFTPQWWTFVLLGLLAIVLGFVAFAWTPFFVLFVGEFIGIMVIIYSIITIIQGIKSREGAGASAALIILGILGVIIGFFVISSLLSAWFLVTYLIAIWAFITGFSNIFMAFSGNAGTGYKILLLIAGIIAVILGFYVLVYPLMATEVVIQVFALFNMAWGIVLIISGLTVKGMLGGEKAE, encoded by the coding sequence ATGAGTGAGGAAATTGTTGAGGGTTCATTTTTAGGATGTGCCACAAATTTCACACCTCAATGGTGGACTTTCGTCCTGTTGGGGCTTTTGGCAATAGTTCTGGGTTTTGTTGCATTTGCCTGGACGCCGTTTTTTGTCCTGTTTGTAGGTGAATTCATCGGAATTATGGTCATAATATACAGTATTATAACAATAATTCAGGGCATAAAAAGCAGGGAAGGTGCAGGTGCATCTGCGGCGCTTATTATTCTTGGAATACTTGGAGTAATAATTGGCTTTTTTGTAATCTCAAGTCTTCTTTCCGCATGGTTTTTGGTTACATATTTAATAGCCATATGGGCATTTATTACGGGATTTTCAAACATATTCATGGCATTTTCAGGAAATGCAGGAACGGGTTACAAGATTCTTCTTCTTATTGCAGGTATTATTGCAGTAATTTTGGGATTTTACGTCCTTGTATATCCGCTGATGGCAACCGAAGTTGTAATCCAGGTATTTGCACTTTTTAACATGGCATGGGGTATTGTTCTGATAATATCCGGTCTTACAGTAAAAGGAATGCTGGGTGGCGAAAAGGCAGAATAA
- a CDS encoding chorismate synthase produces the protein MNTFGRYFRCTSFGESHGCALGVIVDGCPPGVFFSEEDLLPLLERRRPGLSPLSSPRNEPDKPVILSGIFEGKTTGMPVAMAVFNTNQKSGDYDSIKNLFRPGHADYTFQAKYGIRDSRGGGRSSGRETVSRVLAGGLAMKYLSGSGISFKGKILEIHGNNNPEQFEEEILSAKNNDNSVGGIVEITISGCPPGLGSPVFEKMDAVLASAIMSIGAVKGVEIGDGFLSAKKYGSENNDCMGKDGFLSNHAGGILGGITNGEEIIIRFAVKPTPSIKKEQKTVSLTGEETLISTHGRHDPCIVPRIVVVAECMAAISIADALLAQNAIKMQ, from the coding sequence ATGAACACTTTTGGCAGGTACTTCAGATGCACTTCATTTGGAGAGAGCCACGGATGCGCACTTGGAGTTATAGTTGACGGATGCCCCCCTGGTGTTTTCTTTTCAGAAGAAGACCTCCTGCCCCTTCTTGAAAGACGAAGGCCGGGTTTAAGCCCTCTTTCATCACCAAGAAATGAACCAGACAAACCGGTTATCCTTTCCGGAATTTTTGAGGGTAAAACTACCGGAATGCCGGTTGCAATGGCGGTTTTTAATACCAATCAAAAGAGCGGGGATTATGATTCAATAAAAAATCTCTTCCGACCAGGCCACGCTGATTATACCTTCCAGGCTAAATACGGCATTCGTGACAGTCGTGGCGGAGGCAGGAGTTCGGGAAGAGAGACTGTTTCAAGGGTGCTTGCCGGCGGGCTTGCAATGAAGTATCTTTCAGGTTCTGGAATTTCATTTAAAGGAAAGATTCTGGAAATACATGGAAACAACAATCCTGAACAGTTCGAAGAAGAGATTTTGTCTGCAAAAAACAACGACAATTCTGTCGGTGGAATTGTAGAGATTACAATTTCAGGATGCCCTCCCGGACTTGGAAGTCCTGTCTTTGAAAAAATGGATGCTGTCCTTGCATCAGCAATTATGTCAATAGGTGCTGTAAAAGGCGTTGAGATTGGAGACGGATTTTTGTCTGCAAAAAAATATGGAAGTGAAAATAACGACTGCATGGGAAAAGACGGATTTTTATCAAATCACGCAGGGGGAATTTTAGGCGGAATCACAAACGGCGAAGAGATAATTATACGATTTGCAGTAAAACCAACACCTTCAATTAAAAAAGAGCAAAAAACAGTCTCACTCACAGGAGAAGAGACTTTAATTTCAACACATGGAAGGCATGACCCGTGCATTGTTCCAAGAATTGTTGTTGTTGCAGAGTGCATGGCCGCAATTTCAATTGCAGATGCTTTACTTGCACAAAATGCTATAAAAATGCAGTAA